The Pseudomonas sp. TH06 genome contains the following window.
CCAGCGAGTTCGGCGCTCAGCAGGCTGAACACGGTTTCTTCGCTGAACGAGCTGTAAACCTTGGGCTTTTCAGGCGCGGGCGTGGTGTCTTCGACCGGTGAGGCACCGTCCTGCGAAACGGGGGCCATGGCCTGGCAGCCGCTGAGGAAGACAAAAGCAAGGAGCAACGCGGAAGATCTATTCATATAGGAAGAGGACGACTAACCTGCGGTCGGATCATCATGACACAAGCCTTCGGCCAAACATAACCGAGTCTCAATTGTGCCCATTATAGGGGCTGACGATTGGGACAATAGTCAGCGGTAGTTGTTCTGAATCTGACGAAGGTGGACAATTGCCGGCTTCACGTCACCATCAGCGACCTTGAATGGCCTTCCTTGCACTTGGTATTAACCACAAGACTGCTTCAGTAGACGTCCGCGAGCGCGTGGCCTTTACCCCTGAGCAGCTGGTTGAGGCCCTGCAGCAGCTCTGCCGACTCACCGACAGCCGCGAAGCTGCGATCCTCTCCACCTGCAATCGCAGTGAGCTTTATATAGAACAGGATCAGCTTTCTGCGGATATCGTGCTGCGCTGGCTGGCCGACTATCACCATTTAAGCCTCGATGAGCTGCGCGCGAGTGCTTATGTGCACGAAGATGATGCGGCAGTTCGTCACATGATGCGCGTCGCCTCTGGGCTCGATTCGCTGGTGCTGGGCGAACCGCAGATTCTCGGCCAGATGAAATCGGCCTATGCCGTGGCCCGCGAGGCCGGCACCATCGGGCCGTTGCTCGGGCGACTGTTTCAAGCGACGTTCAATGCCGCCAAGCAGGTACGCACCGACACCGCCATCGGCGAAAACCCGGTGTCCGTGGCATTCGCGGCGGTCAGCCTGGCCAAACAGATTTTCAGCGATCTGCAACGCAGCCAGGCCTTGCTGATCGGCGCTGGCGAGACCATCACCCTGGTTGCCCGCCATCTGCATGAGCTGGGGGTCAAGCGCATCGTCGTCGCCAACCGTACGCTCGAGCGCGCCAGTTTGCTGGCTGAACAGTTCGGTGCCCACGCGGTGTTGCTGTCGGACATCCCGGCAGAGCTGGTGCGCAGCGACATCGTCATCAGTTCGACCGCCAGTCAGTTGCCGATTCTGGGCAAGGGCGCGGTCGAGAGCGCACTGAAGTTGCGCAAGCACAAACCGATCTTCATGGTTGATATTGCCGTTCCCCGGGATATCGAACCGGAAGTCGGCGAGTTGGACGACGTTTACCTCTATAGCGTCGACGATCTCCACGAAGTGGTCGCCGAAAACCTCAAGAGCCGACAGGGCGCGGCGCAAGCGGCCGAAGAAATGGTCTCGGTCGGCGCCGACGATTTCATGGTGCGCCTGCGCGAACTGGCGGCGGTCGACGTGCTCAAGGCTTATCGTCAACAGAGCGAACGCCTGCGTGACGAAGAACTGCAAAAGGCCCTGCGTCTGCTGGCCAACGGCGGCAATGCCGAAGACGTGCTCGGGCAACTGGCCCGTGGCCTGACCAATAAACTCTTGCATGCACCCAGCGTGCAATTGAAAAAGCTTTCTGCCGAAGGCCGCCTCGATGCGCTGGCCATGGCCCAGGAACTCTTTGCCCTCGAGGGCTCACCGGATAGCTTTTCGGATAAAAAACCGCAATGAAAGCGTCACTGCACAATAAGCTGGACACCCTCCAGGATCGTTTCGAGGAACTGACCGCGCTGCTCGGCGACGGCGAAATCATTGCCGATCAGGCCAAATTCCGCGCCTATTCCAAGGAATACGCCGAACTCGAGCCGGTCGTCCACGCCTATCAAAAGCTGCTCAGCGTACAAAGCGATCTTGAAGGCGCGCAGGCGCTGCTCAAGGACAGCGACCCGGACATGCGCGAAATGGCCGTGGAAGAAGTTCGTGAAGCCAAGGAACTGCTGGTCACGCTGGAATCCGACCTGCAACGCATGTTGCTGCCCAAGGATCCGAATGACGGCCGCAACGTATTCCTCGAAATCCGCGCCGGCACCGGTGGCGACGAGGCGGCGATCTTCTCCGGCGACTTGTTCCGCATGTACTCGCGTTATGCCGAACGTCGCGGCTGGCGCGTAGAGATTCTCTCGGAGAACGAGGGCGAACACGGCGGCTATAAAGAAGTCATCGCCCGCATCGAAGGCGATAACGTTTACGGCAAGCTGAAATTCGAATCCGGCGCGCATCGCGTACAGCGCGTACCCGCCACCGAATCCCAGGGCCGCATTCATACTTCGGCCTGCACCGTGGCTGTGTTGCCCGAGCCGGACGAGCGCGAAGCCATCGAGATCAACCCGGCGGATTTGCGCGTCGACACGTTCCGCTCCTCTGGGGCCGGTGGTCAGCACGTCAACACCACCGACTCGGCGATCCGCATCACACACATACCGACCGGCACCGTCGTCGAGTGTCAGGAAGAACGTTCCCAGCACAAGAACCGTGCCCGTGCGATGGCCTGGCTGTCGGCCAAACTCAACGATCAGCAAACCGCCGCGGCAGCCAATGCGATTGCCAGCGAGCGTAAATTGCTGGTCGGTTCCGGCGACCGTTCCGAGCGCATCCGGACGTACAACTTTGCCCAGGGCCGGGTCACTGACCACCGTGTCAACCTGACCCTGTACTCCCTTGATGAAATTCTCGCCGGTGGCGTTGAAGCGGTAATCGAGCCGTTGCTGGCCGAATACCAGGCTGACCAACTCGCAGCGATAGGTGAATAAATGACCATCATTGCCAGCCTGTTGCGCGCCGCCGAACTGCCGGATTCACCGACTGCGCGTCTGGATGCCGAACTGCTCCTCGCCGCCGCGTTGGGCAAGTCGCGCAGCTTTCTGCACACCTGGCCCGAGCGCATCGTGCCGAGTGAAGCGGCGCTGACCTTTGCCGAGTACCTGCAACGCCGTCGTGGCGGCGAGCCGGTGGCCTACATTCTCGGTCAGCAAGGTTTCTGGAAACTCGATCTGGAAGTCGCCCCGCACACGCTGATCCCGCGACCGGACACTGAGCTACTGGTGGAAGCCGCGCTGGAATTGCTGCCCGCGACCCCGGCCAAAGTGCTCGACCTCGGCACCGGTAGCGGCGCGATTGCGCTGGCCCTGGCCAGTGAGCGCCCGGCGTGGAAAGTCACCGCCGTGGACCGCGTACTTGAAGCCGTGGCCCTGGCTGAACGCAATCGCCAACGCCTGCACTTGAACAACGCCACAGTGCTGAGCAGCCATTGGTTCAGTGCCCTCGAAGGCCAGCGTTTTCAACTGATCATCAGCAACCCGCCATACATTGCCGCCGCCGATCCGCATCTGGTCGAAGGTGATGTGCGCTTCGAGCCCGCCAGTGCACTGGTGGCCGGTGAGGATGGACTCGACGATCTGCGTCTGATCGTCGCGCAGGCGCCGGAGCATCTGGAGGCCGCTGGCTGGCTGATGCTCGAACACGGCTATGATCAAGCCGAGGCCGTGCGCGATCTGCTGCTGACCCGCGGTTTCGAAGAAGTCCACAGCCGTACCGATCTGGGCGGCCATCAACGGATCAGCCTGGGGCGCCTGCCGTGCTGAATGATCAGGAATTGCTGCGCTACAGCCGGCAGATTCTGCTGCAACACATCGACATCGATGGTCAGTTGAAGCTCAAGGACAGTCGGGTGTTGATTGTCGGCCTCGGCGGTCTCGGTGCGCCGGTTGCCCTGTATCTGGCGGCGGCGGGAGTGGGTGAGCTGCATCTGGCGGATTTCGACACGGTCGATCTGACCAACCTGCAACGCCAGATCATCCACGACACCGACAGCGTCGGCATGAGCAAGGTCGACTCGGCGCTCAAGCGTCTGGGGGCGATCAATCCCGAGATCAACCTGGTCGCTTATCGTCAGGCGCTGGACGAGGACTCCCTCGCCGCTGCCGTGACGGCGGTCGATCTGGTGCTCGACTGTTCCGATAACTTTTCCACGCGCGAAGCGGTCAACGCGGCGTGCGTGGCCGCTGGTAAACCCTTGGTCAGCGGCGCGGCTATTCGCCTTGAAGGGCAACTCTCGGTGTTTGACCCGCGTCGTCCCGAGAGCCCGTGCTATCACTGCTTGTACGGGCACGGCAGCGAAGCCGAACTGACCTGCAGCGAAGCGGGGGTGGTCGGGCCGCTGGTTGGCCTGGTCGGCAGTCTGCAGGCGCTTGAGGCGTTGAAAGTGCTGGTCGGCTTCGGTGAGCCACTGGTCGGCCGCTTATTGTTGATCGATGCCTTGGGCTCGCGCTTCCGTGAGTTGCGCGTCAAGCGCGATCCGGGTTGCAGCGTTTGCGGATCGCGCCATGCGTGAAGCGCCGATCGCCGTGTTCGATTCCGGTGTCGGCGGTTTGTCGGTATTGGCGGAGATCCAGCGCTTGCTGCCCAACGAGTCGCTGCTTTATGTCGCCGATTGCGGACACATTCCCTACGGCGAGAAAACCCCGGAGTTCATTCGCCAGCGTTGCAGCGTGATGGCCGGTTTTTTCCGTGAGCGGGGCGCCAAGGCGTTGGTCATAGCGTGCAATACCGCGACCGTTGCCGGTGTCGCCGATCTACGTCGTGATTTTCCCGACTGGCCGCTTGTCGGCATGGAGCCTGCGGTCAAACCTGCGGCAGCTGCGACGCGCAGTGGTGTGGTCGGCGTGCTCGCCACCACCGGTACGTTGCAGAGCGCCAAGTTCGCCGCGCTGCTTGATCGCTTTGCCACCGACGTGCGCGTGATCACCCAGCCGTGCCCCGGTCTGGTCGAGTTGATTGAGAGTGGCGATCTGCACAGCGCCGAGTTGCGCCAGTTGCTGCAGGGTTATGTCGATCCGCTGCTGGCCAGCGGTTGCGACACGATCATTCTTGGCTGCACGCACTATCCCTTCCTCAAGCCGCTGCTCAAGTCGATGATCCCCGAGGACATCAGCCTGATCGATACCGGTGCCGCTGTCGCGCGGCAACTTCAGCGGCTCTTGGCGGAGCGCGATTTGCTCGCTGTCGGCCCGAACCGGCCGGTCAGATTCTGGACCAGCGCCGACCCTGAGTACTTCAAAAACATCCTGCCGCTGTTGGGGCAGGACGCGGGCGAAGTGCAAAACTTCGGCTTGTAAAAAAACTGTGAAAT
Protein-coding sequences here:
- the prmC gene encoding peptide chain release factor N(5)-glutamine methyltransferase, with amino-acid sequence MTIIASLLRAAELPDSPTARLDAELLLAAALGKSRSFLHTWPERIVPSEAALTFAEYLQRRRGGEPVAYILGQQGFWKLDLEVAPHTLIPRPDTELLVEAALELLPATPAKVLDLGTGSGAIALALASERPAWKVTAVDRVLEAVALAERNRQRLHLNNATVLSSHWFSALEGQRFQLIISNPPYIAAADPHLVEGDVRFEPASALVAGEDGLDDLRLIVAQAPEHLEAAGWLMLEHGYDQAEAVRDLLLTRGFEEVHSRTDLGGHQRISLGRLPC
- the prfA gene encoding peptide chain release factor 1, giving the protein MKASLHNKLDTLQDRFEELTALLGDGEIIADQAKFRAYSKEYAELEPVVHAYQKLLSVQSDLEGAQALLKDSDPDMREMAVEEVREAKELLVTLESDLQRMLLPKDPNDGRNVFLEIRAGTGGDEAAIFSGDLFRMYSRYAERRGWRVEILSENEGEHGGYKEVIARIEGDNVYGKLKFESGAHRVQRVPATESQGRIHTSACTVAVLPEPDEREAIEINPADLRVDTFRSSGAGGQHVNTTDSAIRITHIPTGTVVECQEERSQHKNRARAMAWLSAKLNDQQTAAAANAIASERKLLVGSGDRSERIRTYNFAQGRVTDHRVNLTLYSLDEILAGGVEAVIEPLLAEYQADQLAAIGE
- the hemA gene encoding glutamyl-tRNA reductase, translating into MAFLALGINHKTASVDVRERVAFTPEQLVEALQQLCRLTDSREAAILSTCNRSELYIEQDQLSADIVLRWLADYHHLSLDELRASAYVHEDDAAVRHMMRVASGLDSLVLGEPQILGQMKSAYAVAREAGTIGPLLGRLFQATFNAAKQVRTDTAIGENPVSVAFAAVSLAKQIFSDLQRSQALLIGAGETITLVARHLHELGVKRIVVANRTLERASLLAEQFGAHAVLLSDIPAELVRSDIVISSTASQLPILGKGAVESALKLRKHKPIFMVDIAVPRDIEPEVGELDDVYLYSVDDLHEVVAENLKSRQGAAQAAEEMVSVGADDFMVRLRELAAVDVLKAYRQQSERLRDEELQKALRLLANGGNAEDVLGQLARGLTNKLLHAPSVQLKKLSAEGRLDALAMAQELFALEGSPDSFSDKKPQ
- the murI gene encoding glutamate racemase; this encodes MREAPIAVFDSGVGGLSVLAEIQRLLPNESLLYVADCGHIPYGEKTPEFIRQRCSVMAGFFRERGAKALVIACNTATVAGVADLRRDFPDWPLVGMEPAVKPAAAATRSGVVGVLATTGTLQSAKFAALLDRFATDVRVITQPCPGLVELIESGDLHSAELRQLLQGYVDPLLASGCDTIILGCTHYPFLKPLLKSMIPEDISLIDTGAAVARQLQRLLAERDLLAVGPNRPVRFWTSADPEYFKNILPLLGQDAGEVQNFGL
- a CDS encoding molybdopterin-synthase adenylyltransferase MoeB gives rise to the protein MLNDQELLRYSRQILLQHIDIDGQLKLKDSRVLIVGLGGLGAPVALYLAAAGVGELHLADFDTVDLTNLQRQIIHDTDSVGMSKVDSALKRLGAINPEINLVAYRQALDEDSLAAAVTAVDLVLDCSDNFSTREAVNAACVAAGKPLVSGAAIRLEGQLSVFDPRRPESPCYHCLYGHGSEAELTCSEAGVVGPLVGLVGSLQALEALKVLVGFGEPLVGRLLLIDALGSRFRELRVKRDPGCSVCGSRHA